A genomic stretch from Achromobacter spanius includes:
- the cpdA gene encoding 3',5'-cyclic-AMP phosphodiesterase — translation MPRVHSLARRHDAPAMLVQLTDSHLFGEPDTAMLGVNTDASLRAVLRQIEADGKRPDLLLATGDLSQDGEAAAYQRFAAILGQAGVLSGAQIRCLPGNHDQPAVMRQELPQWSVPVTDVGAWRVVTLDTTVPGSNAGHLPDSQLDMLEAALAAEPGRHTLIAMHHNPMQIDSHWHDSMMIDNPQALFKRLTRWPQARVLLWGHVHHEFDRRRHNLRMLATPSTCFQFSIRDGKHVVDNLAPGYRWIKLYQDGSMATGVRRVQDALWHTALAPDDAQAA, via the coding sequence TTGCCACGCGTCCACTCTCTGGCCCGCCGTCACGACGCGCCCGCCATGCTCGTCCAGTTGACCGACAGCCATTTGTTCGGCGAACCCGACACCGCGATGCTGGGCGTTAACACCGACGCCAGCCTGCGCGCGGTGTTGCGCCAGATTGAAGCCGACGGCAAACGTCCCGACCTGTTGCTGGCCACGGGCGACTTGTCGCAAGACGGCGAAGCCGCCGCCTACCAACGCTTTGCCGCCATTCTTGGCCAGGCCGGCGTGTTGTCGGGCGCGCAGATCCGTTGCCTGCCGGGCAACCACGACCAGCCGGCCGTGATGCGACAAGAGCTGCCGCAATGGTCAGTGCCCGTAACGGATGTGGGTGCCTGGCGCGTCGTCACGCTGGACACCACGGTGCCTGGCTCCAATGCCGGCCACTTGCCCGACAGCCAGTTGGACATGCTGGAGGCGGCGCTCGCCGCCGAGCCCGGGCGCCACACGCTGATCGCCATGCACCACAACCCCATGCAGATCGACAGCCATTGGCACGACTCGATGATGATCGACAACCCGCAGGCGCTGTTCAAGCGGCTGACGCGCTGGCCGCAGGCGCGCGTACTGCTGTGGGGCCATGTCCATCACGAATTCGACCGCCGCCGGCACAACCTGCGCATGCTGGCCACGCCATCGACCTGCTTCCAGTTCAGCATTCGCGACGGCAAGCATGTGGTCGACAACCTGGCGCCAGGCTACCGCTGGATCAAGCTCTATCAGGATGGATCGATGGCCACTGGGGTGCGCCGCGTACAGGACGCGCTGTGGCACACGGCGCTGGCGCCGGACGACGCGCAAGCCGCATAA
- the coxB gene encoding cytochrome c oxidase subunit II, whose product MKKWRGILGACAMLIGSVAGAQVQDMPGGPKVNQLNLHEGVTAISRDIMWLHWLLLTICIVIFIGVFGVMFYSIWAHRKSRGHKAATFHEHLGVEVAWTVIPFIIVIAMALPATKTVVAMKDTSSADLTIKVTGYQWKWGYEYLDGSAAGVKFLSTLATPRAQIENREPKGQFYLMEVDNHMVVPVDKKVRVVLTAADVIHSWMIPDFGVKQDAIPGFLRDAWFRADTPGIYRGQCAELCGKDHAFMPIVVEVLAQADYDKWVEDQKKKMAANADDPNKEWTEAELVARGEKVFAANCVACHQANGKGIPGSFPPLDGDKVVLGPQAAQINTVLKGKPGTAMAAFGGQLNDVEIAAVISYTRHAWSNAGKGQDPTVLPKDVAAAR is encoded by the coding sequence ATGAAGAAGTGGAGAGGGATACTGGGGGCTTGTGCGATGCTGATTGGCAGCGTGGCCGGTGCTCAGGTGCAAGACATGCCCGGCGGCCCGAAGGTCAATCAGCTCAACCTGCATGAAGGTGTGACCGCGATTTCGCGCGACATCATGTGGCTGCACTGGCTGTTGCTCACGATCTGTATCGTGATCTTCATCGGTGTGTTCGGGGTGATGTTCTATTCCATCTGGGCGCACCGGAAGTCCCGCGGGCACAAGGCCGCGACGTTCCATGAGCATCTGGGCGTGGAAGTCGCCTGGACGGTCATCCCCTTCATCATCGTCATCGCCATGGCCTTGCCGGCCACCAAGACGGTGGTGGCCATGAAGGACACCTCAAGCGCCGACCTCACCATCAAGGTCACCGGCTATCAATGGAAGTGGGGCTACGAGTACCTCGACGGCTCCGCCGCCGGCGTCAAATTCCTGTCCACACTTGCCACGCCTCGTGCGCAGATCGAGAACCGCGAGCCCAAGGGCCAGTTCTATCTGATGGAAGTGGACAACCACATGGTTGTGCCGGTGGATAAAAAGGTCCGCGTCGTTCTGACCGCGGCCGACGTCATCCACTCGTGGATGATTCCCGACTTCGGCGTCAAGCAGGATGCCATCCCTGGCTTCCTGCGCGACGCCTGGTTCCGTGCCGACACCCCGGGCATCTACCGTGGCCAGTGCGCGGAACTCTGTGGCAAAGACCACGCCTTCATGCCGATCGTTGTCGAAGTCCTGGCGCAAGCCGACTACGATAAGTGGGTTGAAGACCAGAAGAAGAAGATGGCGGCAAACGCCGACGATCCCAATAAAGAGTGGACGGAAGCCGAACTGGTTGCCCGTGGCGAAAAAGTCTTCGCCGCCAATTGCGTGGCCTGTCACCAGGCCAACGGCAAGGGCATTCCGGGCAGCTTCCCACCGCTTGACGGAGACAAGGTTGTTCTGGGCCCCCAAGCGGCCCAGATCAACACCGTGCTCAAGGGCAAGCCCGGCACCGCCATGGCGGCATTCGGCGGGCAGCTCAATGATGTCGAGATCGCAGCGGTCATCAGCTATACACGCCATGCCTGGAGCAATGCAGGCAAGGGGCAGGACCCGACGGTTCTACCGAAGGACGTTGCGGCTGCGCGCTGA
- the ctaD gene encoding cytochrome c oxidase subunit I: MSSVTVDHVSPGHGHGHDDHHHAMPSGWRRWLFATNHKDIGTMYLIFSFAMLLEGGTLALLLRTELFEPGLQFFRPELFNQFTTMHGIIMVFGAIMPAFVGFANWMIPMQIGASDMAFARMNNFSFWLLPVAAIMLTASFFVPGGATAAGWTLYAPLSLQMGPGMDLGIFAMHLMGASSIMGAINIIVTILNMRAPGLTLMKMPLFCWTWLITAFLLLAVMPVLAAAITMVLTDRHFGTGFFNAAAGGDPVLYQHVFWFFGHPEVYIMILPAFGIVSAIVPAFARKKLFGYASMVYATASIAVLSFIVWAHHMFTTGMPVTGQLYFMYATMLISIPTGVKVFNWVATMWRGSMTFETPMLFSIGFIFVFTMGGFTGLILSVAPIDIQVHDTYYVVAHFHYVLVAGSLFALFAGAYYWVPKWTGRMYSEKLGKLHFWSTLISFNVTFFPMHFLGLAGMPRRYADYAAQFTTFHQMATIGAFWFGLSQLIFLYAILRCYMGKGEPAAAKPWEGAEGLEWTVPSPAPFHTFETPPEVK, translated from the coding sequence ATGAGCAGCGTCACTGTAGACCACGTGTCGCCGGGCCACGGCCACGGTCACGATGACCACCACCACGCCATGCCCTCGGGCTGGCGCCGCTGGCTTTTTGCCACGAACCATAAAGACATCGGGACGATGTATCTCATCTTCTCGTTTGCCATGTTGCTGGAAGGCGGCACGCTTGCCTTGCTGCTGCGTACCGAATTGTTCGAACCGGGCCTGCAATTCTTCCGCCCCGAACTGTTCAACCAGTTCACCACCATGCACGGCATCATCATGGTGTTCGGCGCCATCATGCCGGCCTTCGTGGGCTTTGCGAACTGGATGATTCCGATGCAGATCGGCGCGTCCGACATGGCGTTCGCGCGCATGAACAACTTCAGCTTCTGGCTGCTGCCGGTGGCCGCGATCATGCTGACGGCATCGTTCTTCGTGCCGGGCGGCGCCACCGCCGCGGGCTGGACGCTGTATGCGCCGCTGTCCTTGCAGATGGGTCCGGGCATGGACCTGGGCATTTTCGCGATGCACTTGATGGGCGCTTCCTCGATCATGGGCGCCATCAACATCATCGTGACCATCCTGAACATGCGCGCGCCCGGCCTCACGCTGATGAAGATGCCGCTGTTCTGCTGGACCTGGCTGATCACCGCCTTCCTGCTGCTGGCCGTAATGCCGGTGCTGGCCGCCGCCATCACCATGGTGCTGACCGACCGCCACTTCGGCACGGGCTTCTTCAACGCAGCGGCGGGCGGCGACCCGGTGCTGTATCAGCACGTGTTCTGGTTCTTCGGGCACCCCGAGGTCTACATCATGATCTTGCCGGCGTTCGGTATCGTGTCGGCCATCGTGCCCGCGTTCGCCCGCAAGAAGCTGTTTGGCTATGCCTCGATGGTGTACGCCACCGCCTCCATTGCCGTGCTGTCGTTCATTGTCTGGGCCCACCACATGTTCACGACGGGCATGCCGGTAACCGGGCAGTTGTACTTCATGTATGCCACCATGCTCATCTCCATCCCGACCGGGGTGAAGGTGTTCAACTGGGTCGCCACCATGTGGCGTGGCTCGATGACGTTCGAAACACCGATGCTGTTCTCGATCGGCTTCATCTTCGTGTTCACGATGGGCGGCTTCACCGGCCTGATCCTGTCGGTGGCACCCATCGACATCCAGGTGCACGACACCTATTACGTGGTGGCGCACTTCCACTACGTGCTGGTGGCCGGTTCGCTGTTCGCGTTGTTCGCGGGCGCCTACTACTGGGTGCCGAAGTGGACGGGCCGCATGTACAGCGAAAAACTGGGCAAGCTGCACTTCTGGTCCACGCTGATTTCGTTCAACGTCACCTTCTTCCCGATGCACTTCCTGGGGCTGGCCGGCATGCCGCGCCGCTACGCCGATTACGCCGCGCAGTTCACGACGTTCCACCAGATGGCCACCATTGGCGCGTTCTGGTTCGGCTTGTCGCAGCTGATCTTCCTGTACGCGATTCTGCGTTGCTACATGGGCAAGGGCGAACCGGCGGCCGCCAAGCCGTGGGAAGGCGCCGAAGGGCTGGAATGGACGGTGCCTTCGCCCGCGCCCTTCCACACCTTCGAAACGCCGCCCGAAGTCAAATAA
- the rpoH gene encoding RNA polymerase sigma factor RpoH yields MKQPSTSLAASGNALALAIANPGALGTIDAYISTVNRLPVLSAERETELGRRLRDQEDLGAARELILSHLRLVVSVARQYLGYGLPHADLIQEGNVGLMKAVKRFDPERGVRLVSFAVHWIKAEIHEYIIRNWRLVKVATTKAQRKLFFNLRSMRPDGQTLDPDQVDHIARELNVRREDVSEMEVRLSGREMSLENQDDDDDSYAPIAYLSDDGRQEPTRVLERAARDQLQSTGLTGALDALDARSRRIVEARWLQDDGGATLHELAQEFGVSAERIRQIEAAALKKMRGNLAS; encoded by the coding sequence ATGAAGCAACCCAGTACCTCGTTGGCCGCGTCTGGCAACGCTCTGGCGTTGGCCATTGCCAATCCGGGCGCACTTGGCACGATCGACGCGTACATTTCCACGGTAAACCGCTTGCCGGTTCTGTCGGCAGAGCGTGAAACCGAGCTGGGCCGTCGCTTGCGCGACCAGGAAGACCTGGGTGCCGCGCGCGAACTGATTCTGTCGCACCTGCGCCTGGTGGTGTCGGTTGCGCGCCAGTATCTGGGCTACGGTTTGCCCCACGCCGACCTTATCCAGGAAGGCAATGTTGGCCTGATGAAAGCCGTGAAGCGCTTCGACCCTGAACGCGGCGTGCGCCTGGTGTCGTTTGCCGTGCACTGGATCAAGGCCGAAATCCACGAATACATCATCCGCAACTGGCGTCTGGTCAAGGTGGCTACCACCAAGGCCCAGCGCAAGCTGTTCTTCAATCTGCGCAGCATGCGCCCCGACGGCCAGACGCTGGACCCCGACCAGGTCGATCACATCGCCCGCGAGCTCAACGTGCGCCGCGAAGATGTCAGCGAAATGGAAGTGCGCTTGTCCGGGCGCGAGATGTCGCTCGAAAATCAGGATGACGATGACGACAGCTATGCGCCCATCGCCTATCTGTCCGACGATGGCCGCCAGGAACCCACGCGGGTGCTGGAACGCGCCGCGCGCGACCAGCTTCAAAGCACTGGCCTGACCGGCGCCCTGGATGCGCTGGACGCCCGTTCGCGCCGCATCGTCGAGGCGCGCTGGCTGCAGGATGACGGCGGCGCCACGCTGCATGAACTGGCGCAAGAGTTCGGCGTATCCGCCGAGCGCATCCGCCAGATCGAAGCCGCTGCGCTGAAGAAAATGCGCGGCAATCTGGCTTCCTGA
- a CDS encoding cytochrome oxidase small assembly protein, giving the protein MTPEQRRRNKIAGWVLVAFVIAVFGWTVFRGSALLTGNAVG; this is encoded by the coding sequence ATGACACCCGAGCAGCGCCGCCGTAACAAGATTGCAGGATGGGTCCTCGTGGCCTTCGTCATTGCCGTGTTCGGCTGGACCGTGTTTCGCGGTTCAGCCCTGCTGACCGGCAATGCGGTCGGCTAG
- a CDS encoding cytochrome c oxidase subunit 3 — protein MSASHSVQGKEAPYYFVPADSGHPVRTAVALLFMGLGAAAWINGVGWAKWSVLAGFIGLIVVLYYWFGDAIQESEAGLNSKRIDGSYRWGMSWFIFSEVMFFAAFFGALWYTRTITTPWLGDIDHRLMLWPDFKAAWPNFGPAGVVEEFQTVGPFWLPTINTALLLSSGVTLTIAHHALRENHRGKTMFWLAATVILGFIFVACQAAEYHHAYTELNLKFNSGAYGSLFYMLTGFHGFHVILGATMLTVILIRLMRGHFTADHHFGFEGAAWYWHFVDVVWLGLYLFVYWF, from the coding sequence ATGAGTGCAAGCCACTCGGTTCAAGGTAAAGAGGCACCGTACTACTTTGTGCCCGCCGACTCGGGGCATCCCGTACGCACGGCGGTGGCGCTGCTGTTCATGGGGCTGGGCGCCGCGGCCTGGATCAACGGCGTGGGCTGGGCCAAGTGGTCTGTCCTGGCGGGATTCATCGGCCTGATCGTGGTGCTGTATTACTGGTTCGGCGACGCTATCCAGGAATCCGAAGCCGGTCTGAACAGCAAGCGCATCGACGGATCCTACCGTTGGGGCATGAGCTGGTTCATTTTCTCGGAAGTGATGTTCTTCGCGGCGTTCTTCGGCGCGCTTTGGTACACGCGCACGATCACCACCCCGTGGCTGGGCGACATCGACCACCGGCTGATGCTGTGGCCCGATTTCAAGGCCGCGTGGCCCAACTTCGGCCCGGCCGGCGTGGTCGAGGAATTCCAGACGGTCGGCCCGTTCTGGCTGCCCACGATCAACACCGCACTGCTGCTGTCCTCGGGCGTCACGCTGACCATCGCCCACCATGCGCTGCGCGAGAACCATCGCGGCAAGACGATGTTCTGGTTGGCCGCCACGGTCATCCTGGGCTTCATCTTCGTGGCCTGTCAGGCCGCAGAATACCATCACGCCTATACCGAACTGAACCTGAAATTCAACTCGGGCGCGTACGGTTCGCTGTTCTACATGCTGACCGGGTTTCACGGTTTCCACGTGATCCTGGGCGCCACGATGTTGACGGTGATCCTGATACGTCTGATGCGGGGCCACTTTACCGCCGACCATCACTTTGGCTTTGAAGGCGCGGCCTGGTATTGGCACTTTGTGGACGTGGTGTGGCTGGGGCTGTATTTGTTTGTGTATTGGTTCTGA
- a CDS encoding SURF1 family protein — protein sequence MARPHSTRYTVTALLLLGIAVVILVSLGQWQLRRSDERRAILAAIEAGRKQAPVMLTPATPSDDLTPWRVAQATGVWQPQFSVLLDNRNHEGRPGYWLATPLLLDGSSRQAVLVLRGWLPRVMPGQGEPALPATPQGPQTITGEMADRVPRLFELWSLGGQDQSALPATLPVADGKVPQVQNLPLDAYARATGLNLLPVVLAQSSQTSPNAQSGPNAQSSSNAQSSSNAQSSPNTQHSPNAQPSQADGDGLVRDWPQPSVDFQKNTSYAVQWFAFGLIAAIAWLVVLGGAIKRMRQRAGQGARP from the coding sequence ATGGCCCGACCGCATTCAACACGCTACACGGTAACCGCCCTACTTCTGCTTGGCATCGCCGTGGTGATTCTGGTGTCGCTTGGGCAGTGGCAGTTGCGTCGCAGCGATGAGCGACGCGCCATTCTGGCCGCTATCGAAGCGGGCCGCAAGCAAGCGCCGGTGATGCTGACGCCCGCCACCCCTTCCGACGACTTGACACCCTGGCGCGTGGCTCAGGCCACGGGCGTGTGGCAACCGCAATTCAGTGTACTGCTGGACAACCGCAACCACGAAGGGCGGCCGGGCTACTGGCTGGCCACGCCGCTGTTGCTGGATGGGTCTTCTCGTCAGGCCGTACTGGTGCTGCGCGGCTGGCTGCCTCGGGTCATGCCAGGCCAGGGCGAACCCGCGTTGCCGGCCACGCCGCAAGGCCCGCAGACCATCACCGGCGAAATGGCCGACCGTGTGCCGCGCCTGTTTGAATTGTGGTCGCTTGGCGGGCAGGATCAATCGGCCCTGCCCGCCACGCTGCCGGTCGCGGACGGTAAGGTGCCCCAGGTTCAAAACTTGCCGCTGGACGCTTATGCGCGCGCGACGGGGCTGAACCTGCTGCCCGTCGTGTTGGCCCAGAGCAGCCAGACCAGCCCGAACGCTCAGAGCGGTCCGAATGCTCAAAGCAGTTCGAATGCTCAAAGCAGTTCGAATGCTCAAAGCAGCCCGAACACTCAGCACAGCCCGAACGCTCAGCCCAGCCAGGCCGACGGTGACGGCTTGGTGCGCGATTGGCCCCAGCCGTCCGTCGATTTTCAAAAGAATACGTCTTACGCGGTCCAGTGGTTCGCGTTCGGCTTGATTGCCGCCATCGCATGGCTGGTGGTGCTGGGGGGCGCCATCAAGCGCATGCGCCAGCGCGCGGGACAGGGCGCAAGGCCCTGA
- a CDS encoding twin transmembrane helix small protein, whose amino-acid sequence MRVFVVLAFIGILASLASALVYLMRDKGSTNRTVNALTVRIGLSVALFLFVLFAHHMGWIESTGLR is encoded by the coding sequence ATGCGCGTTTTCGTCGTACTGGCCTTCATCGGAATCCTGGCCAGTCTGGCATCCGCCCTGGTCTATCTGATGCGGGACAAAGGGTCCACCAACCGCACCGTCAATGCGCTGACGGTACGCATCGGGCTATCAGTCGCCCTGTTCCTGTTCGTGCTGTTCGCCCATCACATGGGCTGGATAGAAAGCACGGGGCTGCGGTGA
- a CDS encoding cation:proton antiporter, whose protein sequence is MDVGFLVFGLAGLLTLVCFMPPLAGRLKLPYSVLLAIVGCLLGIVIHVHGWAPSWIGDFLDSLESFEISSETFLMVFLPVLLFETALAMNVRRLMDDIGPILMMAIVAVVVCTVVVGLTLDLISSYGLVVCLLLGAIVATTDPVAVVGIFREVGAPKRLTTLVEGESLFNDAASIALYSVLLAVLSGHGELTVSGIFNDFIVHFIGGGVAGFAMGRLACFLFAWLRGFPTAEITLTLTLAYLSFFISEHYLNVSGVVATVIAGLVVGSTGRTRMSPTTFEYLASAWGQFGFWANSLIFLFAAMLIPKLMAAADWQELLLVAVVFVATLVARAIVVFGLLPLLGLTRLGTKVSNPYKVVMLWGGLRGAVSLALALAVTEQTGVPEEARQFIAVATTSYVLLTLFINGISLRPLIRMLGLNQLSSVERTIRNQALAVALEDLQDKTDEVAKTEHIGTEVRDRIRAVFDASLTSVHDGQVSQMSDEQRVAVGLAIVAQREEEMFFDILKAQIVDWRMAETLLARAERLEDAIRLGGVPGFERAIVQDVRYSTAFRLALRMHYVFGFQSWLARELGQRFANLMSKRSVAQRLIVFAREQITPLLGEAATQRIVALHQRRLDLIENAMQALNLQYPSYALWLQESYLGRVARELERIRYRDMLEQFLISGEVYADLMAQLKSRWAHIDAHPPLDIEMSAAELIKRVPLFEGLSPDSLRAISKLLKPRLALPDQRVLTQGRHGEEMCFVASGAVAVHLPDNTLIELGSGEFFGELGLLGEKNITPEVTSLGYSKLLMLSSRDFHALLARDENLRERIQVVAKQRLRAIEVWKQFSQASHAAPAATPAPSSAPSPAQAAEAAEAAGVTREPDQPAIDAPGTASR, encoded by the coding sequence ATGGATGTAGGATTTCTCGTATTCGGCTTGGCCGGATTGCTCACACTGGTCTGCTTTATGCCGCCGCTGGCCGGCCGGCTAAAGCTGCCCTATTCGGTATTGCTGGCTATTGTTGGTTGCTTGCTGGGTATCGTCATCCACGTCCATGGTTGGGCACCCAGCTGGATCGGAGATTTTCTCGATTCACTGGAAAGCTTTGAGATCTCGTCCGAAACCTTCTTGATGGTGTTCCTGCCGGTGCTGCTGTTCGAGACCGCGCTGGCCATGAACGTGCGCCGCCTGATGGATGACATCGGCCCCATTCTGATGATGGCGATTGTGGCCGTCGTGGTGTGCACCGTGGTGGTGGGGCTGACGCTGGACCTGATTTCGTCTTATGGGCTGGTGGTCTGCCTGCTGTTGGGCGCCATTGTGGCGACGACGGACCCGGTCGCCGTGGTGGGCATATTCCGGGAAGTGGGCGCGCCCAAGCGGCTGACGACGCTGGTCGAAGGCGAAAGCCTGTTCAACGATGCCGCGTCCATCGCCCTGTACTCCGTGCTGTTGGCCGTGCTGAGCGGCCACGGCGAACTCACCGTCAGCGGCATCTTCAACGACTTCATCGTGCACTTCATCGGAGGTGGCGTCGCGGGCTTTGCGATGGGGCGGCTGGCCTGCTTCCTGTTCGCCTGGCTGCGCGGCTTTCCCACGGCCGAGATCACGCTGACGTTGACGCTGGCCTACCTGTCCTTCTTCATCTCGGAACACTATCTGAACGTGTCGGGCGTGGTTGCCACCGTGATTGCGGGTCTGGTCGTGGGCTCCACCGGCCGCACGCGCATGTCGCCCACCACCTTCGAATACCTGGCCAGCGCCTGGGGGCAATTCGGCTTCTGGGCCAATTCCCTGATCTTCCTGTTCGCGGCGATGCTGATCCCCAAGCTGATGGCGGCCGCCGACTGGCAGGAACTGCTGTTGGTGGCCGTGGTGTTCGTCGCGACCCTGGTCGCTCGGGCCATCGTTGTTTTCGGGCTGTTGCCCCTGCTGGGGCTGACGCGCCTGGGCACCAAGGTCAGCAACCCGTACAAGGTGGTGATGCTGTGGGGCGGACTGCGCGGCGCCGTGTCGCTGGCGCTGGCTCTGGCGGTGACCGAGCAGACGGGCGTGCCCGAAGAGGCGCGCCAATTCATCGCGGTGGCGACCACCAGCTATGTGCTGCTGACGCTCTTTATCAATGGCATCAGCCTGCGGCCGTTGATCCGCATGCTGGGCCTGAACCAACTGTCTTCTGTGGAACGCACCATCCGCAACCAGGCGCTGGCGGTGGCGCTGGAAGACTTGCAGGACAAGACGGACGAGGTGGCCAAGACCGAACATATCGGCACCGAAGTGCGCGACCGGATCCGCGCGGTGTTCGACGCCAGCCTGACCAGCGTGCACGATGGCCAGGTCAGCCAGATGAGCGACGAGCAGCGCGTGGCCGTGGGCCTGGCCATCGTGGCGCAACGCGAAGAGGAAATGTTCTTCGACATCCTGAAGGCGCAGATCGTGGACTGGCGCATGGCCGAGACGTTGCTGGCGCGCGCCGAGCGGCTGGAAGACGCCATCCGCCTGGGCGGCGTGCCCGGCTTCGAACGCGCCATCGTGCAGGACGTGCGCTATTCCACCGCCTTCCGGCTGGCGCTGCGCATGCATTACGTGTTCGGCTTTCAAAGCTGGCTGGCGCGCGAACTGGGCCAGCGCTTTGCCAATCTGATGAGCAAGCGGTCCGTCGCGCAACGACTGATTGTGTTCGCCCGGGAGCAGATCACGCCCTTGCTGGGCGAAGCCGCCACGCAGCGCATCGTGGCCCTGCACCAGCGCCGGCTGGACCTGATCGAAAACGCCATGCAGGCGTTGAACCTGCAATATCCGTCCTACGCGCTATGGCTGCAGGAAAGCTATCTGGGCCGCGTCGCGCGCGAGCTTGAGCGCATCCGCTACCGCGACATGCTTGAGCAATTCTTGATCAGCGGCGAGGTCTATGCAGACCTGATGGCGCAATTGAAGAGCCGCTGGGCGCATATCGACGCGCACCCGCCGCTGGATATTGAAATGAGCGCGGCCGAACTGATCAAGCGCGTGCCGCTGTTCGAGGGGCTGTCGCCGGATTCACTGCGCGCCATCAGCAAGCTGCTCAAGCCGCGTCTGGCGCTGCCTGACCAGCGGGTCTTGACCCAGGGACGGCATGGCGAGGAAATGTGCTTTGTGGCGTCGGGCGCCGTGGCGGTGCACCTGCCCGACAACACCTTGATCGAGCTGGGCAGCGGCGAATTCTTTGGCGAACTTGGCCTGCTCGGAGAAAAGAACATCACGCCCGAGGTGACGTCGTTGGGCTATAGCAAGCTGCTGATGCTGTCGTCGCGCGACTTCCATGCCCTCTTGGCCCGCGACGAGAATCTGCGTGAACGTATTCAGGTGGTGGCCAAGCAGCGCCTGCGCGCCATTGAGGTCTGGAAGCAGTTCTCGCAGGCATCGCACGCGGCGCCGGCCGCAACGCCCGCCCCCTCCTCGGCTCCAAGCCCGGCGCAGGCGGCGGAAGCGGCCGAAGCGGCGGGCGTGACACGTGAACCGGATCAGCCGGCGATCGATGCGCCGGGAACGGCGTCCCGCTGA
- a CDS encoding NUDIX hydrolase, whose product MPKQLPDLYADLCARAQEPAPDGAHALYIAGRRCGWATHAACDALRDAPGIVCDDAALHIGAHLTPGAALNAVLENTAQLLRQANCLRGWRDELLDVMDGDVALGVIERAAVRPLGLLTHAVHLNAWTPDRRLWVARRALSKSTDPGMWDTLVGGLAGCGEDLELALVRECGEEAGLDAPDLVNRTPLRTILRIHRRLPEGYQVEDVLTSTCVLAPGVRPANRDGEVMEIATVDVPTVLRQIADGEFTLEAALVIVEDIMQRQAAGQI is encoded by the coding sequence ATGCCTAAGCAGTTGCCCGATTTGTATGCCGACCTGTGCGCGCGCGCGCAGGAGCCCGCCCCCGATGGCGCGCACGCTTTATATATAGCGGGCCGCCGCTGCGGCTGGGCCACGCATGCCGCCTGCGACGCACTGCGCGATGCGCCCGGCATCGTCTGCGACGACGCCGCGTTGCACATCGGCGCACACCTGACACCCGGCGCGGCACTGAACGCCGTGCTGGAAAATACCGCGCAACTGTTGCGTCAAGCCAACTGCCTGCGCGGCTGGCGCGATGAACTGCTGGACGTGATGGACGGCGATGTTGCGCTGGGCGTCATCGAGCGCGCGGCGGTCCGCCCCCTGGGCCTGCTGACCCACGCGGTGCATCTGAATGCCTGGACGCCGGACAGGCGTCTGTGGGTTGCGCGACGCGCGCTCAGCAAGTCGACAGATCCCGGTATGTGGGACACCTTGGTGGGCGGCCTGGCGGGCTGCGGCGAAGATCTTGAACTTGCGCTGGTGCGCGAATGCGGCGAGGAAGCGGGCCTGGATGCGCCCGACCTGGTCAACCGCACGCCCTTGCGCACCATCCTGCGCATTCATCGCCGGCTGCCCGAGGGCTATCAGGTGGAAGACGTGCTGACCAGCACCTGCGTGCTGGCGCCAGGCGTGCGGCCCGCCAACCGTGACGGTGAAGTCATGGAGATCGCCACCGTCGACGTTCCTACCGTGCTGCGGCAGATAGCCGACGGCGAGTTCACGCTGGAGGCGGCGCTGGTGATTGTCGAGGACATCATGCAACGCCAGGCTGCCGGCCAGATCTGA
- a CDS encoding DUF2970 domain-containing protein: protein MSDDLHETSRRKLSFLQTMKAVAWGFFGVRKGSGHQEDIAKLNPVHVIVAGLLAAAIFVTVLVLIVRWAVSSLT, encoded by the coding sequence ATGAGCGACGATCTGCACGAAACCTCTCGGCGCAAGCTGAGTTTCCTTCAGACCATGAAGGCGGTGGCTTGGGGGTTCTTCGGCGTGCGCAAGGGTTCGGGGCATCAGGAAGATATCGCCAAGCTGAACCCGGTGCACGTGATCGTGGCAGGGCTGCTGGCGGCGGCAATCTTCGTAACTGTGCTGGTTTTAATTGTGCGTTGGGCCGTTTCCAGCCTGACTTGA